A segment of the Calditrichota bacterium genome:
GATTTCGCCGAGTACACGAAGAGCCTCACCAGCCACCTCTTCGACTCCTACGGCGTGGACCCGGAGCGCATCGCCATGGACGTGCAAGTGAACGGCATCGACTTGGCCATAGACAGCGGCATCTCGTGCGGTTTGATCGTCAACGAGCTCGTTTCCAACGCCCTGAAACACGCCTTCCCTGGCGGGCGGAAGGGAAAAGTCACGGTGGGGCTGGAGCAGGTGAACGGCACCTACGTGCTCAAGGTGAGCGATGACGGCGTGGGCTTTCCACCTCACGTGGACTTTCGCAACACCGAATCGCTCGGCCTGCAGTTGGTCAACACCCTCACTGATCAATTGGAAGGAACGATAGAGCTGAGTTCTAATGGCGGCGGCGGCACGGTGTTCACGATTTGCTTCCCAGATGGGACAAAGCGGCGTTAGGAGGGACGGCACGGTAGTGGGGAGCTGCAGAAAGTTAACTCACAGGCAGGAACAGCGACATGGACCGAGCCACTCGTATCATGATTGTCGAGGACCTCAACATCACGGCCCTGGACCTCAAGAATCGGCTGCGCAAGATGGGGTACGAGGTGGTGGCCCTGGCAGGGTCAGGGGAGGAGGCAATCCAGAAGGCTGAACAGGTGCAGCCGGATCTGATCCTCATGGATATCCGCCTCAAGGGAGAGATGGACGGCGTGGAGGCCGCAGAGAGGATTCGGCAGAAGTTGGACATTCCGGTCATTTACCTGACCGCCCACGCCGACGACACCACCTTGCAACGGGCAATGGAGACCAGGCCCTACGGTTATGTGTTGAAGCCCTTCGAGGAGAAGGAACTGCGCATTACCATCGAGATGGCCTTGCATCGCCATCGTGAGGAGAGCAAATTGCGCGACCAGGCCGGTACCCCTGCCCAGGTGCAGTGAATCGGCCGTTTCTGCCAAGAAGCGGTCGGCGCGCAGGCAGGTCGCTGCCGTGAGAGTTGCCATCT
Coding sequences within it:
- a CDS encoding response regulator; its protein translation is MDRATRIMIVEDLNITALDLKNRLRKMGYEVVALAGSGEEAIQKAEQVQPDLILMDIRLKGEMDGVEAAERIRQKLDIPVIYLTAHADDTTLQRAMETRPYGYVLKPFEEKELRITIEMALHRHREESKLRDQAGTPAQVQ